A part of Streptomyces sp. NBC_00557 genomic DNA contains:
- a CDS encoding anthranilate synthase family protein: protein MDLAQLLHDDRPFALLRRRTPGRDPHTVEVLTGPVSRHDRLAGLPDECLALVPFRQIRERGFDVRDDGTPLLALVPEESYEIPLDEALRRLPGHDVRVEGGGFDVGDEAYGEIVGRVLREEIGRGEGANFVIRRTYEGEIPGFGRADALALFRRLLEGERGAYWTFVVHTGDRTLVGASPEVHVRMSGGTVVMNPISGTYRYPAEGPTPEHLLAFLADGKEIEELSMVVDEELKMMCTVGDMGGVVVGPRLKEMAHLAHTEYELRGKSSLDVRDVLRETMFAATVTGSPVQNACRVIERHEAGGRGYYAGALALLGRDSGGAQTLDSPILIRTADISARGRLRVPVGATLVRGSDPAGEVAETHAKAAGVLAALGVRPSRPRAERERPRLADDPRVRAALDGRRSALAPFWLRMQERAAAVEGHALVVDGEDTFTAMLAHVLRSGGLEVTVRRYDEPGLRAAVLAHEGPVVLGPGPGDPADLADPKMRLLRELTATVIREHRHGVLGVCLGHELIAAELGLETVRKEVPYQGAQTTVDLFGRPETVGFYNSFVARCDEETARELAAHGIEVSRAANGEVHALRGPGFAGVQFHPESVLSLNGAAVVRELIGRLRRASTAS, encoded by the coding sequence ATGGACCTGGCACAGCTGCTGCACGACGACCGCCCCTTCGCCCTGCTCCGCCGCCGCACCCCGGGCCGCGACCCGCACACGGTGGAGGTGCTGACCGGCCCGGTGAGCCGCCACGACCGGCTCGCCGGCCTGCCCGACGAGTGCCTCGCGCTGGTGCCGTTCCGGCAGATCCGCGAGCGCGGCTTCGACGTCCGCGACGACGGCACCCCGCTGCTGGCGCTGGTCCCCGAGGAGTCGTACGAGATCCCGCTGGACGAGGCCCTGCGCCGGCTGCCCGGCCATGACGTGCGGGTCGAGGGCGGCGGCTTCGACGTCGGCGACGAGGCGTACGGCGAGATCGTCGGCCGGGTGCTCCGCGAGGAGATCGGCCGGGGCGAGGGCGCGAACTTCGTGATCCGGCGGACGTACGAGGGCGAGATCCCGGGGTTCGGCCGGGCCGACGCGCTCGCCCTGTTCCGCCGGCTGCTGGAGGGCGAGCGGGGCGCGTACTGGACGTTCGTCGTGCACACCGGGGACCGGACGCTGGTCGGGGCCAGTCCCGAGGTGCACGTGCGGATGTCCGGCGGGACGGTCGTCATGAACCCGATCAGCGGGACCTACCGCTATCCCGCCGAGGGCCCGACCCCCGAGCACCTCCTGGCCTTCCTCGCCGACGGCAAGGAGATCGAGGAGCTGTCGATGGTCGTGGACGAGGAACTGAAGATGATGTGCACCGTCGGCGACATGGGCGGGGTGGTCGTCGGGCCGCGCCTGAAGGAGATGGCGCACCTCGCGCACACCGAGTACGAGCTGCGCGGGAAGTCCTCCCTCGACGTGAGGGACGTGCTGCGCGAGACGATGTTCGCGGCCACCGTCACCGGCTCGCCCGTGCAGAACGCCTGCCGGGTCATCGAGCGCCACGAGGCCGGCGGCCGCGGGTACTACGCGGGCGCCCTCGCCCTGCTCGGCCGGGACTCCGGCGGGGCGCAGACCCTGGACTCCCCCATCCTGATCCGCACCGCCGACATCTCGGCGCGGGGCCGGCTGCGCGTCCCGGTCGGCGCCACGCTGGTGCGCGGCTCGGACCCGGCGGGCGAGGTCGCGGAGACCCACGCGAAGGCGGCGGGCGTGCTGGCGGCACTCGGGGTACGGCCGTCCCGGCCGCGCGCGGAGCGGGAGCGGCCCCGGCTGGCCGACGACCCGCGGGTGCGGGCCGCGCTGGACGGGCGCCGCTCGGCGCTGGCGCCGTTCTGGCTGCGGATGCAGGAGCGCGCCGCTGCCGTGGAGGGGCACGCCCTGGTGGTCGACGGCGAGGACACCTTCACCGCGATGCTCGCCCACGTGCTGCGCTCGGGCGGCCTGGAGGTGACGGTACGGCGGTACGACGAGCCGGGACTGCGGGCGGCGGTGCTCGCCCACGAGGGGCCGGTGGTGCTCGGCCCCGGACCGGGTGACCCGGCCGACCTCGCCGACCCGAAGATGCGTCTGCTGCGGGAGCTGACCGCCACGGTGATCCGGGAGCACCGGCACGGGGTGCTCGGCGTCTGCCTGGGCCACGAGCTGATCGCGGCGGAGCTGGGCCTGGAGACCGTCCGCAAGGAGGTTCCGTACCAGGGGGCGCAGACCACGGTCGACCTGTTCGGGCGGCCGGAGACCGTCGGCTTCTACAACAGCTTCGTCGCCCGCTGCGACGAGGAGACGGCCCGGGAGCTGGCCGCGCACGGCATCGAGGTGAGCCGGGCGGCGAACGGCGAGGTGCACGCGCTGCGCGGGCCCGGCTTCGCGGGCGTGCAGTTCCACCCGGAGTCGGTCCTCAGCCTGAACGGGGCGGCCGTGGTACGGGAGCTGATCGGCCGGCTGCGCCGGGCGAGCACGGCGAGCTGA
- a CDS encoding trp operon leader peptide, which yields MFALSIQNWWWTAHPAAH from the coding sequence ATGTTCGCGCTGTCGATCCAGAACTGGTGGTGGACCGCTCATCCGGCGGCCCACTGA
- the macS gene encoding MacS family sensor histidine kinase, giving the protein MSVELPLWRALTGYRVLTMVYAIGLCAGAYSHFARPWIAVAYYAVLAVWTLATLPRVRNAASCTKGFLAADLAVALLGILLTPLADSHQRIAGGGPTLPSIWTAGSVLAFALKGGWRWAAVASTGVAAANLVERGQPARDTVHNVILVWVASIAIGYVVEVARASERTLARALEIEAATRERERLARDIHDGVLQVLAMVQRRGAVIGGEAAELGRLAGEQEVALRTLVSGGLAPASRVTQDAAGAVVHAVGESGDEGPVDLRSLLAPHACARVSLAEPGAPVELPGPAARELAAAVGAALDNVRRHAGDGARAWILVEDEPDEIVVTVRDDGPGIPEGRLAQAEGEGRLGVAQSIRGRLRDLGGSAALVSVPGQGTEVELKVPKNVKAGRR; this is encoded by the coding sequence ATGTCGGTCGAGCTGCCGCTGTGGCGCGCGCTCACCGGCTACCGCGTCCTGACGATGGTGTACGCCATCGGCCTGTGCGCCGGCGCGTACTCCCACTTCGCACGGCCCTGGATCGCCGTCGCCTACTACGCCGTCCTGGCGGTGTGGACCCTCGCCACCCTGCCCCGGGTGCGGAACGCGGCGAGCTGCACCAAGGGCTTCCTGGCCGCCGACCTGGCCGTCGCGCTCCTCGGCATCCTGCTCACCCCGCTCGCCGACAGCCACCAGCGGATCGCCGGCGGCGGCCCCACCCTGCCGTCGATATGGACCGCCGGCTCGGTGCTGGCCTTCGCCCTCAAGGGCGGCTGGCGCTGGGCGGCCGTCGCCTCCACCGGCGTGGCCGCCGCCAACCTCGTCGAGCGCGGGCAGCCCGCCCGGGACACCGTGCACAACGTGATCCTCGTCTGGGTGGCCTCGATCGCCATCGGCTACGTCGTGGAGGTCGCCCGCGCCTCCGAGCGCACCCTCGCCCGCGCCCTGGAGATCGAGGCCGCCACCCGGGAGCGGGAGCGGCTGGCCCGGGACATCCACGACGGGGTGCTCCAGGTGCTGGCGATGGTGCAGCGGCGCGGCGCGGTCATCGGCGGCGAGGCGGCGGAGCTGGGCCGGCTCGCGGGGGAGCAGGAGGTGGCGCTGCGCACCCTGGTCTCCGGCGGCCTGGCGCCGGCCTCCCGGGTGACGCAGGACGCCGCCGGGGCCGTCGTGCACGCCGTCGGGGAATCCGGCGACGAGGGACCGGTCGACCTGCGTTCGCTGCTGGCTCCCCATGCGTGCGCCCGGGTGAGCCTGGCCGAGCCCGGGGCGCCGGTCGAGCTGCCCGGGCCGGCCGCGCGGGAACTGGCCGCCGCGGTCGGCGCCGCCCTGGACAACGTGCGCAGGCACGCCGGGGACGGGGCCCGAGCCTGGATCCTGGTCGAGGACGAGCCGGACGAGATCGTGGTGACCGTCCGGGACGACGGCCCGGGCATCCCCGAGGGCCGGCTCGCCCAGGCCGAGGGGGAGGGTCGGCTGGGCGTGGCCCAGTCGATCCGGGGGCGGCTGCGCGACCTCGGCGGCAGCGCCGCACTCGTCTCCGTGCCCGGACAGGGCACGGAGGTGGAACTGAAAGTACCGAAGAACGTGAAGGCGGGGCGTCGATGA
- a CDS encoding class II 3-deoxy-7-phosphoheptulonate synthase, translating into MTVNAKTSPGAGNTWRNLPAAQQPEYPDPEALRAVIADLESYPPLVFAGECDQLRARMAAVAKGEAFLLQGGDCAEAFDAVSADHIRNKLKTLLQMGAVLTYAASVPVVKVGRIAGQYSKPRSKPTETRDGVTLPVYRGDSVNGFEFTPESRIPDPERLKRMYNASASTLNLVRAFTTGGYADLRQVHAWNQDFVKTSPSGQRYEQLAREIDNALNFMRACGAEPEEFKTVEFFSSHEALLLDYESALTRVDSRTGKLYDVSAHMVWIGERTRQLDGAHIEFASQIRNPLGIKLGPTTTAEEALQYIDRLDPEREPGRLTFIVRMGADKIRDRLPELVEKVTASGATVAWVTDPMHGNTFEAASGHKTRRFDDVLDEVKGFFEVHKALGTHPGGIHVELTGDDVTECVGGGDEIFVDDLHQRYETACDPRLNRSQSLDLAFLVAEMYRDQ; encoded by the coding sequence GTGACCGTGAACGCTAAGACCAGCCCCGGCGCTGGCAACACCTGGCGAAACCTGCCCGCGGCGCAGCAGCCCGAGTACCCCGACCCCGAGGCTCTGCGCGCAGTGATCGCGGACCTCGAGTCGTATCCGCCGCTCGTCTTCGCGGGCGAGTGCGACCAGCTGCGCGCCCGGATGGCGGCCGTCGCCAAGGGAGAGGCGTTCCTCCTCCAGGGCGGCGACTGCGCCGAGGCCTTCGACGCGGTGTCCGCCGACCACATCCGCAACAAGCTGAAGACACTGCTCCAGATGGGCGCCGTCCTCACCTACGCGGCCTCCGTGCCCGTGGTGAAGGTCGGCCGGATCGCCGGGCAGTACTCCAAGCCCCGCTCCAAGCCGACCGAGACCCGCGACGGCGTGACGCTCCCGGTGTACCGGGGCGACTCCGTCAACGGCTTCGAGTTCACGCCCGAGTCCCGCATCCCGGACCCGGAGCGGCTGAAGCGCATGTACAACGCCTCGGCGTCCACGCTGAACCTGGTGCGCGCCTTCACCACCGGCGGTTACGCCGACCTGCGCCAGGTGCACGCCTGGAACCAGGACTTCGTGAAGACCTCGCCGTCCGGCCAGCGCTACGAGCAGCTCGCCCGCGAGATCGACAACGCGCTGAACTTCATGCGGGCCTGCGGCGCCGAGCCGGAGGAGTTCAAGACCGTCGAGTTCTTCTCCTCGCACGAGGCGCTGCTGCTGGACTACGAGTCCGCCCTGACCCGGGTCGACTCGCGCACCGGCAAGCTGTACGACGTCTCCGCGCACATGGTGTGGATCGGTGAGCGCACCCGCCAGCTGGACGGCGCGCACATCGAGTTCGCCTCGCAGATCCGCAACCCGCTCGGCATCAAGCTCGGCCCGACGACGACGGCCGAGGAGGCGCTGCAGTACATCGACCGCCTCGACCCCGAGCGGGAGCCGGGCCGGCTGACCTTCATCGTGCGGATGGGCGCCGACAAGATCCGCGACCGGCTCCCCGAGCTGGTGGAGAAGGTCACGGCGTCCGGCGCGACGGTGGCCTGGGTGACCGACCCGATGCACGGCAACACCTTCGAGGCGGCCTCCGGGCACAAGACCCGCCGCTTCGACGACGTGCTCGACGAGGTCAAGGGCTTCTTCGAGGTCCACAAGGCGCTCGGCACCCACCCCGGCGGCATCCATGTGGAGCTGACCGGCGACGACGTCACCGAGTGCGTCGGCGGCGGCGACGAGATCTTCGTCGACGATCTGCACCAGCGCTACGAGACCGCCTGCGACCCGCGGCTGAACCGCAGCCAGTCGCTGGACCTGGCGTTCCTCGTCGCGGAGATGTACCGGGACCAGTGA
- a CDS encoding (2Fe-2S)-binding protein — protein MYVCSCFGITEAQVRQHAENGACTPRQIASACKAGTDCGGCVRRIQALLGRGACPRRELIERRAPALERLDDAA, from the coding sequence GTGTACGTCTGCAGCTGCTTCGGCATCACCGAGGCCCAGGTCCGGCAGCACGCGGAGAACGGTGCCTGCACTCCCCGCCAGATAGCCTCCGCCTGCAAGGCGGGCACGGACTGCGGCGGCTGCGTCCGGCGCATCCAGGCCCTCCTCGGCCGGGGCGCCTGCCCCCGCCGGGAGCTGATCGAGCGGCGCGCCCCGGCGCTGGAGCGGCTGGACGACGCCGCCTAG
- a CDS encoding response regulator transcription factor — protein sequence MSEQRDPIKVMVVDDHPMWRDAVARDLTESGFHVVATAGDGEQAVRRAKATAPDVLVLDLNLPAKPGVQVCKELVGHNPALRVLVLSASGEHADVLEAVKSGATGYLLKSASTEELLDAVRRTAAGDPVFTPGLAGLVLGEYRRLAAEPAPAPGTDAPGAPRLTDRETEVLRLVAKGLSYKQIAERLVISHRTVQNHVQNTLGKLQLHNRVELVRYAIERGLDEE from the coding sequence ATGAGCGAGCAGCGGGACCCGATCAAGGTCATGGTGGTGGACGACCACCCCATGTGGCGCGACGCGGTCGCCCGGGACCTGACCGAGTCCGGCTTCCACGTGGTCGCGACGGCCGGCGACGGCGAGCAGGCGGTCCGCCGCGCCAAGGCCACCGCCCCCGACGTCCTCGTGCTGGACCTCAACCTCCCGGCCAAGCCCGGGGTCCAGGTGTGCAAGGAACTGGTCGGCCACAACCCGGCGTTGCGGGTCCTCGTGCTGTCCGCGAGCGGGGAGCACGCCGACGTGCTGGAGGCGGTGAAGTCCGGCGCGACCGGCTATCTGCTGAAGTCGGCCTCCACCGAGGAACTGCTGGACGCCGTGCGCCGGACCGCCGCCGGCGACCCGGTGTTCACGCCGGGCCTCGCCGGACTCGTCCTCGGCGAGTACCGCAGGCTCGCCGCCGAGCCGGCGCCCGCGCCCGGCACGGACGCACCCGGCGCGCCCCGGCTGACCGACCGGGAGACGGAGGTGCTGCGGCTGGTCGCCAAGGGCCTGAGCTACAAGCAGATCGCCGAACGCCTGGTCATCTCGCACCGCACGGTCCAGAACCACGTGCAGAACACCCTCGGCAAGCTCCAGCTGCACAACCGGGTCGAGCTGGTGCGGTACGCCATCGAGCGCGGCCTCGACGAGGAGTAG
- a CDS encoding 6-phosphofructokinase translates to MRVGVLTGGGDCPGLNAVIRGIVRKGVQEYGYDFVGFRDGWRGPLEGATVPLGIPAVRGILPRGGTILGSSRTNPLKEENGIRRIKDNLAKLDVEALVAIGGEDTLGVAARLSDEYGVPCVGVPKTIDNDLSATDYTFGFDTAVNIATEAIDRLHTTAESHMRVLVVEVMGRHAGWIALHSGLAGGANVILIPEQRFDVEQVCAWVTSRFRASYAPIVVVAEGAMPKDGDMVLKDGSLDSFGHVRLSGVGEWLAKEIESRTGKEARTTVLGHVQRGGTPSAFDRWLATRFGLHAVDCVHDGDFGTMVALRGTDIVRVPLAEATARLKTVDPKLYAEVGVFFG, encoded by the coding sequence ATGCGGGTGGGAGTACTGACCGGAGGCGGCGACTGCCCCGGGCTCAACGCCGTCATCCGGGGCATCGTCCGCAAGGGCGTGCAGGAGTACGGCTACGACTTCGTCGGCTTCCGGGACGGCTGGCGGGGTCCTCTCGAAGGCGCCACCGTCCCTCTCGGCATCCCCGCGGTGCGCGGCATCCTGCCCCGCGGCGGCACCATCCTGGGCTCCTCGCGCACCAACCCCCTCAAGGAGGAGAACGGCATCCGCCGGATCAAGGACAACCTGGCCAAGCTGGACGTCGAGGCGCTCGTCGCCATCGGGGGCGAGGACACCCTCGGCGTCGCCGCCCGGCTGTCCGACGAGTACGGGGTGCCCTGCGTCGGCGTCCCCAAGACGATCGACAACGACCTGTCCGCCACCGACTACACCTTCGGCTTCGACACCGCCGTCAACATCGCCACCGAGGCCATCGACCGCCTGCACACCACCGCCGAGTCCCACATGCGGGTGCTGGTGGTGGAGGTGATGGGCCGTCACGCGGGCTGGATCGCCCTGCACTCGGGCCTGGCCGGCGGCGCCAACGTCATCCTCATCCCCGAGCAGCGCTTCGACGTGGAGCAGGTCTGCGCCTGGGTCACCTCCCGCTTCCGGGCGTCGTACGCGCCGATCGTGGTCGTCGCCGAGGGCGCCATGCCGAAGGACGGCGACATGGTGCTCAAGGACGGGTCGCTCGACTCCTTCGGGCACGTCCGGCTCTCCGGGGTCGGCGAGTGGCTGGCCAAGGAGATCGAGAGCCGCACCGGCAAGGAGGCCCGCACCACGGTCCTCGGCCACGTCCAGCGCGGCGGCACGCCCAGCGCCTTCGACCGCTGGCTCGCCACCCGGTTCGGGCTGCACGCCGTCGACTGCGTCCACGACGGCGACTTCGGCACGATGGTCGCCCTGCGCGGCACCGACATCGTCCGCGTCCCCCTCGCCGAGGCCACGGCCAGGCTGAAGACGGTGGACCCGAAGCTGTACGCGGAGGTCGGGGTGTTCTTCGGCTGA